A single window of Synechococcus sp. CBW1004 DNA harbors:
- a CDS encoding efflux RND transporter permease subunit, producing MSLSDNFIKRPVLTTVCSILIVLVGLIAIPTLSIENLPNIAPPLIQVTANYGGANSLVTEQAVTNPIEQQINGVPGASFISSTSNMTGNSVISVYFDEGTDINIDQVNVQNRVSLAMPQLPQQVQATGVSVSQSTPSILLAYQVSSSSGQFDAAYLNGLIYENLYYQLGRVPGVATVSLLGGSNPAYWLFVDPVRLSANNLTADQVVTAVKSQNFVSVGGIVGGPPAGGNQQFAYPILVKDNGNLVSIKELNDLIVGRSPQGNLLRLQDVGQATYGFNSFGQAAVSKEGYPAITVAVFQTPESNALDVSEAVVAVMNQFRQGVPPGVTVNQIYNIGQFIESAVDGVVDALGLAIVLVLLILYVFLQDWRATVVPSLAIPISLVGTFAFIKIFGFSINQLTLLGLVLATGLVVDDAIVVIEAVSKNIEKGMRPRQAALECMGELIGALIATALVLMAVFVPVAFYPGSIGIIYRQFALTIAFSIAISAFNALTFSPMLSALILRNEKAPPPGRVLGAIAGLIVGLAFGRFSSASFGNISYLIGVVLGVLGGANLRWVFDRFNAFFARVEKGYAALISLLIRRRRLILAGLGGGIVLTAIAFTALPSAFIPEEDQGYGLGIYQLQNGASLTQTQRVGMEIAKVLNQEEDIIAGSVISGYGFNGTSPDQGVFFYGFKPLDERKGNAQKAPAIVARLNQKFSTLSEATVIAGQPPAVPGFSAQGGFYFQFNDESNGGYSFVELDEQANKLVSAGRATGAFGSLYTQFIPSAPAFGLDVDRSIMGALNIDFQEAMNTIAVLAGGNYSGLTYESGQVRNIYVQSQAANRSKLEDILAYYVRSRDGKMVQVSEFAKPELTSAPPIISHYNLYRTILVQGIEAAGTSSGQALDTIQEVFKNLNFNNIGYAFTGLAALQLSAGNASVLVFGLGILVVYLVLSAQYESYVTPVIILMTVPLAMLGALVFLALRSIDLNIYAQVGLVTLIGLAAKNGILIVEVAEQHMQAGMTATEAAIASAESRLRPILMTAIAALAGFLPLVVASTAGANSQQSLGTVIFGGLLVATVLSLGVVPPFYVVIKGLEERLFPARPEEEPLPGESGGV from the coding sequence CCCAACATCGCGCCGCCCCTGATTCAGGTGACGGCGAACTACGGCGGCGCCAACTCTCTGGTGACTGAGCAGGCCGTCACCAATCCGATCGAACAGCAGATCAACGGTGTGCCGGGGGCGAGCTTCATCTCGTCCACCAGCAACATGACCGGGAACAGTGTGATCTCGGTCTACTTCGATGAAGGCACTGATATCAACATTGACCAGGTCAATGTTCAGAACCGTGTGTCACTGGCGATGCCGCAGCTGCCCCAGCAGGTGCAGGCGACCGGTGTGTCGGTGAGTCAGAGCACGCCGTCGATTCTGTTGGCCTATCAGGTCTCCTCCAGTAGCGGTCAGTTCGACGCCGCCTATCTCAATGGCCTGATCTACGAAAATCTCTACTACCAGCTCGGGCGGGTCCCGGGTGTGGCCACGGTCAGCCTGCTTGGAGGCAGCAACCCAGCCTATTGGTTGTTCGTCGACCCGGTGCGGCTCAGTGCCAACAACCTCACCGCCGATCAGGTGGTCACGGCTGTCAAGAGTCAGAACTTCGTCTCCGTCGGGGGCATCGTCGGTGGCCCGCCGGCCGGAGGAAACCAGCAATTCGCCTATCCAATTCTCGTCAAGGACAACGGCAATCTCGTCTCCATCAAGGAGCTCAATGACCTGATCGTCGGTCGCTCTCCTCAGGGCAATCTGCTGCGACTTCAGGATGTGGGTCAGGCCACCTATGGCTTCAATTCTTTCGGCCAGGCAGCCGTCAGCAAGGAGGGATATCCGGCGATCACCGTGGCTGTCTTCCAGACTCCGGAGAGCAATGCCCTGGATGTTTCCGAGGCGGTGGTGGCTGTGATGAATCAGTTCCGCCAGGGCGTGCCGCCCGGCGTGACGGTGAATCAGATCTATAACATCGGTCAATTTATTGAATCTGCCGTCGACGGTGTCGTCGACGCCCTTGGCCTGGCGATCGTGCTGGTGCTGCTGATCCTGTACGTGTTCCTGCAGGACTGGCGGGCGACCGTGGTGCCCAGCCTGGCCATCCCGATCTCCCTCGTCGGCACCTTCGCCTTCATCAAGATCTTCGGCTTTTCGATCAATCAACTCACCTTGCTCGGTCTGGTGCTGGCCACCGGCCTGGTGGTCGATGACGCCATCGTCGTGATCGAGGCCGTCTCCAAGAACATCGAGAAGGGCATGCGTCCACGCCAGGCAGCCCTGGAGTGCATGGGCGAGCTGATCGGGGCCCTGATCGCTACGGCTCTGGTGCTGATGGCCGTGTTCGTGCCGGTGGCCTTTTATCCGGGCAGCATCGGCATCATCTATCGCCAGTTCGCCCTGACGATCGCCTTCTCGATCGCCATCTCCGCCTTCAATGCGCTCACCTTCTCGCCGATGCTCTCGGCGTTGATCCTGCGCAATGAGAAAGCGCCACCGCCTGGGCGGGTGCTGGGCGCGATCGCGGGGCTGATCGTCGGCCTGGCCTTCGGACGCTTCAGTTCGGCCTCGTTCGGTAACATCTCCTATCTCATTGGTGTGGTGCTGGGTGTGCTCGGCGGCGCAAATCTGCGCTGGGTGTTTGATCGCTTCAATGCCTTCTTCGCCCGCGTCGAGAAAGGGTACGCCGCTCTGATCAGTCTGCTGATTCGTCGTCGTCGTCTGATTCTGGCCGGCCTCGGTGGCGGCATCGTGCTCACAGCCATCGCCTTCACGGCCCTCCCCTCGGCCTTCATTCCCGAGGAGGATCAGGGTTATGGACTCGGCATCTACCAGCTCCAGAATGGTGCCTCACTCACCCAGACACAGCGTGTCGGCATGGAGATCGCCAAGGTCCTCAATCAGGAGGAGGACATCATCGCGGGATCGGTGATCAGCGGCTACGGCTTCAATGGCACCAGCCCTGATCAGGGGGTGTTCTTCTATGGCTTCAAGCCGCTGGACGAGCGCAAGGGCAACGCCCAGAAGGCCCCGGCCATCGTGGCGCGTCTGAACCAGAAGTTCAGCACCCTCAGCGAGGCGACTGTGATCGCGGGACAACCCCCTGCGGTTCCGGGCTTCTCGGCGCAGGGGGGCTTCTACTTCCAGTTCAATGATGAGAGCAATGGCGGCTACAGCTTCGTGGAGCTCGATGAGCAGGCCAACAAGCTGGTCTCTGCGGGGAGGGCGACCGGTGCCTTCGGGTCTCTCTATACCCAGTTCATCCCGAGCGCCCCAGCATTCGGTCTTGATGTCGATCGCTCGATCATGGGCGCCCTGAACATTGATTTCCAGGAGGCGATGAACACCATTGCCGTGCTGGCAGGCGGCAACTATTCCGGTCTCACCTATGAAAGTGGGCAGGTCCGCAATATCTACGTCCAGTCCCAGGCAGCCAATCGCAGCAAGCTGGAGGATATCCTCGCCTATTACGTCCGCAGTCGCGACGGCAAGATGGTGCAGGTGTCGGAATTCGCCAAGCCCGAACTCACCAGTGCACCCCCGATCATCAGCCATTACAACCTCTATCGCACCATCCTGGTTCAGGGTATTGAGGCCGCCGGTACAAGCTCAGGCCAGGCCCTCGACACGATTCAGGAGGTCTTCAAAAATCTCAACTTTAATAACATTGGCTATGCCTTTACCGGCCTGGCGGCCCTGCAGCTATCGGCTGGAAACGCCAGCGTTCTGGTGTTCGGGCTGGGCATTCTCGTGGTGTATCTGGTGCTTTCGGCCCAGTATGAGAGCTATGTCACGCCTGTGATCATTCTGATGACCGTGCCCCTGGCGATGCTCGGGGCGCTGGTGTTTCTGGCGCTGCGATCGATCGATCTCAACATCTATGCCCAGGTGGGCCTGGTCACCCTGATCGGTCTGGCGGCCAAGAATGGCATCCTGATCGTGGAGGTGGCCGAGCAGCACATGCAGGCCGGCATGACCGCCACCGAGGCCGCCATTGCTTCGGCGGAATCGCGGCTTCGGCCGATTCTGATGACGGCCATTGCCGCTCTCGCCGGCTTCCTGCCCCTGGTGGTGGCCAGCACCGCGGGCGCCAACAGCCAGCAGTCGCTGGGCACCGTGATCTTCGGCGGCCTGTTGGTGGCCACCGTGTTGTCTCTCGGGGTGGTTCCACCCTTCTATGTGGTGATCAAGGGGCTGGAGGAGCGGCTCTTCCCCGCCAGGCCGGAGGAGGAGCCCCTCCCCGGCGAATCGGGCGGGGTCTGA
- the glsA gene encoding glutaminase A: protein MTTDAPGSVTDWVSTGHLPGEEAVRELVAEAHRRFSPVQDCEVARYIPALAAANPGHFGLCVASTGGLLFEAGESTQPFSIQSLSKPFLFALLCQAIGEDVARARLGVNSTGLPFNSVLAVERSGEGLSNPMVNAGAIAATSLVPGDTAEAKWHFIEEGFSRFAGRQLQVDQAVYASEIASNRRNLGIATLLEEQQRIWFDPDAATDLYTRQCALSVTARDLALMAATLANGGCQPCSGERVIEPLICQHVLAVMVTAGLYETSGDWLYDTGLPGKSGVSGGMITVCPGKGGLATYSPPLDESGNSVRGQLTARFLSERLGLNLFASRPLAPF, encoded by the coding sequence ATGACGACCGACGCTCCCGGCTCCGTCACAGACTGGGTCTCCACCGGCCACTTGCCGGGCGAGGAGGCCGTGAGGGAGCTGGTGGCGGAAGCCCATCGTCGCTTCTCTCCCGTGCAGGACTGCGAGGTGGCCCGCTACATCCCGGCTCTGGCGGCGGCTAACCCAGGCCACTTCGGCCTCTGTGTGGCCTCGACCGGCGGCCTGCTGTTCGAAGCGGGCGAATCGACCCAGCCCTTCAGCATTCAGAGCCTGTCGAAGCCGTTCCTGTTCGCCCTCCTCTGTCAGGCGATCGGTGAGGACGTCGCCCGCGCCAGACTGGGAGTGAACAGCACCGGTCTGCCCTTCAATTCGGTGCTGGCGGTGGAGCGCAGCGGAGAGGGGCTCTCCAATCCGATGGTGAATGCCGGTGCGATCGCGGCCACCAGCCTGGTGCCGGGTGACACCGCTGAGGCCAAGTGGCATTTCATCGAGGAGGGCTTCTCCCGTTTCGCCGGCCGGCAGCTGCAGGTCGATCAGGCGGTGTATGCCTCGGAGATCGCCTCAAACCGCCGCAACCTCGGCATCGCGACCCTGCTGGAGGAGCAGCAGCGCATCTGGTTTGACCCCGATGCCGCCACCGACCTCTATACCCGACAGTGCGCCCTGAGCGTCACCGCCCGCGATCTCGCATTGATGGCCGCCACGCTCGCCAATGGTGGCTGTCAGCCGTGCAGCGGTGAGCGGGTGATCGAGCCGCTGATCTGCCAGCACGTGCTCGCGGTGATGGTGACCGCGGGGCTCTACGAAACCTCGGGCGATTGGCTCTATGACACCGGTCTGCCTGGCAAGAGCGGGGTGTCCGGCGGCATGATCACGGTCTGCCCGGGCAAGGGTGGCCTGGCGACCTATTCGCCGCCGCTGGATGAGTCGGGCAACAGCGTGCGCGGTCAATTGACCGCCCGCTTTCTCTCGGAGCGCCTCGGCCTCAATCTGTTCGCCTCCCGGCCACTGGCACCGTTCTGA
- a CDS encoding 20S proteasome subunit A/B, with protein sequence MTYCIGYWLEKGLVLASDSRTNAGVDYISAYSKMHVFQPSSDRLFVLLAAGSLATTQAVVNWIRRDLDRPAELEHGGSRDLRHCDYLFEATAYVGRVSVAVQKENEAELRAAGASGAASFLLGGQIGSEPHGLYLIYPQGNAIMATPETPYLQIGESKYGKPPLDNVGHTHLSLEDAARLCLISEVLTQRSNLSVGPPFELVVIPAGSLRIAQKLRIEADDPDLRAMIEIWSEAQREALHRLPQLPWERQPEAEAS encoded by the coding sequence ATGACTTACTGCATCGGCTACTGGCTTGAAAAGGGTCTGGTGCTCGCCTCGGATTCGCGCACGAATGCCGGGGTCGATTACATCTCCGCTTACAGCAAGATGCATGTGTTCCAGCCATCCTCGGATCGGCTGTTCGTGCTTCTCGCCGCTGGCAGCCTTGCCACCACCCAGGCCGTGGTGAACTGGATCCGCCGCGATCTCGATCGACCTGCCGAGCTGGAGCATGGTGGCTCCAGGGATCTGCGCCACTGCGATTACCTGTTCGAGGCGACAGCCTATGTCGGCCGCGTCAGCGTGGCCGTTCAGAAGGAAAATGAGGCGGAACTGCGCGCAGCGGGTGCCAGCGGTGCCGCCTCCTTCCTGCTTGGCGGCCAGATCGGAAGTGAGCCCCACGGCCTGTACCTCATCTACCCCCAGGGCAACGCGATCATGGCGACGCCCGAAACCCCCTATCTGCAGATCGGTGAAAGCAAATATGGCAAACCTCCCCTCGATAACGTCGGCCACACCCATCTGTCCCTCGAGGATGCGGCCCGGCTCTGCCTCATCTCCGAGGTGCTCACCCAGCGTTCCAACCTCAGCGTCGGTCCGCCGTTCGAACTGGTGGTGATTCCCGCCGGCAGCCTGCGCATCGCCCAGAAGCTGCGGATCGAGGCGGATGACCCCGATCTCAGGGCCATGATCGAGATCTGGAGTGAGGCCCAGCGGGAGGCTCTGCATCGTCTGCCCCAGTTGCCCTGGGAGCGCCAGCCCGAGGCTGAGGCCTCATGA
- a CDS encoding sodium/glutamate symporter, translated as MIRASLDLIAEISLGAFLAMSLMTIQFWTLVGLAGPLLLILLAQFLLALAINMLLVFPLLGGTYDAAVIAAGFSGFTLGSTPTAMANMTAVTQRFGPSPKAFIVLPLVSAFFIDLLNAVLIPFFLHRV; from the coding sequence TTGATCAGAGCTTCCCTAGACCTGATCGCCGAGATCTCCCTGGGTGCCTTCCTGGCGATGTCGCTGATGACGATCCAGTTCTGGACCCTGGTGGGGCTGGCGGGCCCACTACTGCTGATCCTGCTGGCCCAGTTCCTCCTGGCGCTGGCGATCAACATGCTGCTGGTGTTCCCTCTCCTGGGCGGCACCTATGACGCCGCTGTGATCGCCGCCGGCTTCAGCGGTTTCACCCTGGGCTCCACCCCCACCGCCATGGCCAACATGACCGCGGTGACCCAGCGGTTCGGCCCCTCTCCGAAGGCCTTCATCGTGCTGCCGCTCGTGTCGGCCTTCTTCATCGATCTGCTCAACGCCGTGCTGATCCCGTTCTTCCTGCACCGGGTCTGA
- a CDS encoding IS5 family transposase, whose product MAAPLQLGFTDYEQTYAKKKTRRQRFLDEMEATVPWDPFLALISPVYHRPSAKGGRPPFPLEVMLRIHLLQQWFTLSDPLMEEMLIDTPCFRRFAGIDMVEDRIPDETTILNFRHLLEENRIAEQILETVNQSLREKGVMLKEGTILDATIINAPSSTKNKTGERDPEMHSVAKGNQWFFGMRCHIGVDAASGLVHSVVSTAANVHELNTAPDRVHGEERVIYGDSGHIGIEKREAFKDCEAEMRIAMKPGQRRVLPDTPEGRLLDLMEAAKAHVRAKVEHPFRIIKCQFGFRKVFYRGIRKNNLKLTMLFALANLWMVRERCPSTA is encoded by the coding sequence ATGGCGGCCCCCCTCCAGTTGGGTTTCACGGACTACGAGCAGACCTACGCCAAGAAGAAAACGCGCCGGCAGCGCTTCCTCGATGAGATGGAAGCCACAGTGCCCTGGGATCCTTTCCTGGCCTTGATTTCGCCTGTGTACCACAGGCCTTCTGCCAAGGGCGGGCGCCCACCGTTTCCGCTGGAGGTGATGCTGCGCATCCACCTGCTGCAGCAGTGGTTCACGCTTTCCGATCCCTTGATGGAGGAGATGCTGATCGATACCCCCTGCTTCCGCCGCTTTGCTGGGATCGACATGGTTGAGGACCGGATCCCTGACGAGACGACGATCCTGAACTTCCGCCACCTCCTGGAAGAGAATCGGATAGCAGAGCAGATCCTGGAGACGGTGAACCAGAGCCTGCGGGAGAAGGGCGTGATGCTTAAGGAGGGTACGATCCTCGATGCCACAATCATCAACGCTCCCAGTTCAACCAAGAACAAGACGGGCGAGCGGGATCCTGAAATGCACTCGGTGGCCAAAGGCAACCAGTGGTTCTTTGGGATGCGGTGCCACATCGGTGTGGATGCAGCCTCGGGTCTGGTCCATTCCGTGGTGAGCACGGCTGCCAACGTCCATGAGCTGAACACGGCACCCGATCGCGTCCATGGCGAGGAACGCGTGATCTACGGCGACTCTGGCCACATCGGCATCGAAAAGCGTGAGGCGTTCAAGGACTGCGAAGCAGAGATGCGCATCGCCATGAAGCCCGGACAGCGCCGAGTTCTACCGGACACCCCAGAGGGAAGACTGCTGGATCTGATGGAGGCGGCGAAAGCACATGTCAGGGCAAAGGTGGAGCATCCATTTCGGATCATCAAGTGCCAGTTTGGATTTCGGAAGGTCTTCTACCGAGGCATCCGCAAGAACAACCTCAAGCTGACGATGCTGTTTGCCCTCGCCAATCTCTGGATGGTGCGCGAACGTTGTCCTTCTACAGCGTAA